The following are from one region of the Populus trichocarpa isolate Nisqually-1 chromosome 8, P.trichocarpa_v4.1, whole genome shotgun sequence genome:
- the LOC18101421 gene encoding cytosolic endo-beta-N-acetylglucosaminidase 2 isoform X5, producing the protein MQGGYVNDKWVQGGTNPDAYATWHWYLIDVFVYFSHSLVTLPPPCWTNTAHRRGVKEILFNFFWNCPGGWFALAGQATELASCRGEGLRVFGTFITEWDEGKLVRNKLLATMKSARMNAERLAELAVDLGFDGWLSNYPDLSAAVAGNRKFDVYMGMDVFGRKTFGGGQWNGQGYRVSVKGNQLTDAPWNNMSCQGFQMIATLLSQ; encoded by the exons ATGCAAGGAGGTTATGTGAATGACAAGTGGGTTCAAGGAGGGACTAATCCTGATGCTTATGCTACTTGGCATTGGTATTTGATTGATGTTTTCGTCTACTTCTCTCATAGTTTGGTTACCTTGCCTCCTCCTTGCTGGACTAATACTGCTCACAGACGTGGTGTCAAG gagattctttttaattttttttggaattgccCTGGAGGCTGGTTTGCGTTGGCGGGGCAGGCGACAGAGCTAGCTAGTTGCAGAGGTGAAGGCCTCCGA GTGTTTGGGACTTTCATAACAGAATGGGATGAAGGAAAACTTGTCCGCAATAAATTGCTTGCAACAATGAAGTCTGCTCGGATGAATGCTGAGCGATTGGCAGAGCTTGCTGTTGATTTGGGCTTTGATGGATGGCTG AGTAACTATCCAGATCTTTCAGCTGCTGTGGCTGGAAATAGAAAGTTTGATGTCTACATGGGAATGGATGTATTTGGAAGGAAAACTTTTGGTGGTGGACAATGGAAC GGTCAAGGCTATCGTGTTTCTGTCAAGGGCAACCAACTAACAGATGCTCCTTGGAACAACATGTCTTGCCAAGGCTTTCAG
- the LOC18101421 gene encoding cytosolic endo-beta-N-acetylglucosaminidase 2 isoform X6, protein MQGGYVNDKWVQGGTNPDAYATWHWYLIDVFVYFSHSLVTLPPPCWTNTAHRRGVKEILFNFFWNCPGGWFALAGQATELASCRGEGLRVFGTFITEWDEGKLVRNKLLATMKSARMNAERLAELAVDLGFDGWLSNYPDLSAAVAGNRKFDVYMGMDVFGRKTFGGGQWNVGSRLSCFCQGQPTNRCSLEQHVLPRLSDLS, encoded by the exons ATGCAAGGAGGTTATGTGAATGACAAGTGGGTTCAAGGAGGGACTAATCCTGATGCTTATGCTACTTGGCATTGGTATTTGATTGATGTTTTCGTCTACTTCTCTCATAGTTTGGTTACCTTGCCTCCTCCTTGCTGGACTAATACTGCTCACAGACGTGGTGTCAAG gagattctttttaattttttttggaattgccCTGGAGGCTGGTTTGCGTTGGCGGGGCAGGCGACAGAGCTAGCTAGTTGCAGAGGTGAAGGCCTCCGA GTGTTTGGGACTTTCATAACAGAATGGGATGAAGGAAAACTTGTCCGCAATAAATTGCTTGCAACAATGAAGTCTGCTCGGATGAATGCTGAGCGATTGGCAGAGCTTGCTGTTGATTTGGGCTTTGATGGATGGCTG AGTAACTATCCAGATCTTTCAGCTGCTGTGGCTGGAAATAGAAAGTTTGATGTCTACATGGGAATGGATGTATTTGGAAGGAAAACTTTTGGTGGTGGACAATGGAACGTTG GGTCAAGGCTATCGTGTTTCTGTCAAGGGCAACCAACTAACAGATGCTCCTTGGAACAACATGTCTTGCCAAGGCTTTCAG
- the LOC18101421 gene encoding cytosolic endo-beta-N-acetylglucosaminidase 2 isoform X4: protein MQGGYVNDKWVQGGTNPDAYATWHWYLIDVFVYFSHSLVTLPPPCWTNTAHRRGVKEILFNFFWNCPGGWFALAGQATELASCRGEGLRVFGTFITEWDEGKLVRNKLLATMKSARMNAERLAELAVDLGFDGWLSNYPDLSAAVAGNRKFDVYMGMDVFGRKTFGGGQWNGQGYRVSVKGNQLTDAPWNNMSCQGFQTCLEFIDEAIPDAIQFIIE from the exons ATGCAAGGAGGTTATGTGAATGACAAGTGGGTTCAAGGAGGGACTAATCCTGATGCTTATGCTACTTGGCATTGGTATTTGATTGATGTTTTCGTCTACTTCTCTCATAGTTTGGTTACCTTGCCTCCTCCTTGCTGGACTAATACTGCTCACAGACGTGGTGTCAAG gagattctttttaattttttttggaattgccCTGGAGGCTGGTTTGCGTTGGCGGGGCAGGCGACAGAGCTAGCTAGTTGCAGAGGTGAAGGCCTCCGA GTGTTTGGGACTTTCATAACAGAATGGGATGAAGGAAAACTTGTCCGCAATAAATTGCTTGCAACAATGAAGTCTGCTCGGATGAATGCTGAGCGATTGGCAGAGCTTGCTGTTGATTTGGGCTTTGATGGATGGCTG AGTAACTATCCAGATCTTTCAGCTGCTGTGGCTGGAAATAGAAAGTTTGATGTCTACATGGGAATGGATGTATTTGGAAGGAAAACTTTTGGTGGTGGACAATGGAAC GGTCAAGGCTATCGTGTTTCTGTCAAGGGCAACCAACTAACAGATGCTCCTTGGAACAACATGTCTTGCCAAGGCTTTCAG
- the LOC18101421 gene encoding uncharacterized protein LOC18101421 isoform X1 — protein sequence MQGGYVNDKWVQGGTNPDAYATWHWYLIDVFVYFSHSLVTLPPPCWTNTAHRRGVKEILFNFFWNCPGGWFALAGQATELASCRGEGLRVFGTFITEWDEGKLVRNKLLATMKSARMNAERLAELAVDLGFDGWLSNYPDLSAAVAGNRKFDVYMGMDVFGRKTFGGGQWNVVSTLSLSNHVIPLLVGTDHCLNVVHDLHKCKHQACFQALTNLILFRVKAIVFLSRATN from the exons ATGCAAGGAGGTTATGTGAATGACAAGTGGGTTCAAGGAGGGACTAATCCTGATGCTTATGCTACTTGGCATTGGTATTTGATTGATGTTTTCGTCTACTTCTCTCATAGTTTGGTTACCTTGCCTCCTCCTTGCTGGACTAATACTGCTCACAGACGTGGTGTCAAG gagattctttttaattttttttggaattgccCTGGAGGCTGGTTTGCGTTGGCGGGGCAGGCGACAGAGCTAGCTAGTTGCAGAGGTGAAGGCCTCCGA GTGTTTGGGACTTTCATAACAGAATGGGATGAAGGAAAACTTGTCCGCAATAAATTGCTTGCAACAATGAAGTCTGCTCGGATGAATGCTGAGCGATTGGCAGAGCTTGCTGTTGATTTGGGCTTTGATGGATGGCTG AGTAACTATCCAGATCTTTCAGCTGCTGTGGCTGGAAATAGAAAGTTTGATGTCTACATGGGAATGGATGTATTTGGAAGGAAAACTTTTGGTGGTGGACAATGGAACGTTG TTTCTACGTTGTCCTTGAGTAACCATGTGATTCCGCTACTTGTTGGGACTGATCATTGTCTGAATGTCGTTCATGATCTTCACAAGTGTAAACATCAAGCATGCTTCCAAGCACTGACAAACTTGATATTGTTCAGGGTCAAGGCTATCGTGTTTCTGTCAAGGGCAACCAACTAA
- the LOC18101421 gene encoding cytosolic endo-beta-N-acetylglucosaminidase 2 isoform X7: MQGGYVNDKWVQGGTNPDAYATWHWYLIDVFVYFSHSLVTLPPPCWTNTAHRRGVKEILFNFFWNCPGGWFALAGQATELASCRGEGLRVFGTFITEWDEGKLVRNKLLATMKSARMNAERLAELAVDLGFDGWLSNYPDLSAAVAGNRKFDVYMGMDVFGRKTFGGGQWNFLRCP; this comes from the exons ATGCAAGGAGGTTATGTGAATGACAAGTGGGTTCAAGGAGGGACTAATCCTGATGCTTATGCTACTTGGCATTGGTATTTGATTGATGTTTTCGTCTACTTCTCTCATAGTTTGGTTACCTTGCCTCCTCCTTGCTGGACTAATACTGCTCACAGACGTGGTGTCAAG gagattctttttaattttttttggaattgccCTGGAGGCTGGTTTGCGTTGGCGGGGCAGGCGACAGAGCTAGCTAGTTGCAGAGGTGAAGGCCTCCGA GTGTTTGGGACTTTCATAACAGAATGGGATGAAGGAAAACTTGTCCGCAATAAATTGCTTGCAACAATGAAGTCTGCTCGGATGAATGCTGAGCGATTGGCAGAGCTTGCTGTTGATTTGGGCTTTGATGGATGGCTG AGTAACTATCCAGATCTTTCAGCTGCTGTGGCTGGAAATAGAAAGTTTGATGTCTACATGGGAATGGATGTATTTGGAAGGAAAACTTTTGGTGGTGGACAATGGAAC TTTCTACGTTGTCCTTGA